The segment ACACACCCGGTCGTCCCCACCAGCAGGGAAGAAGCCGGGACGTTCCGGGGTGTTTCAGGCAATCAGAATCAGCGCAGCTCCGGGGTGGCATGGTAGTCGACCTCTCCGGCGACCTCCGGGTAGTGCAGGTCGAAGGCGGGGCGCTCGGAGCGGATGCGGGGCACTGACAGGAAGTTGTGGCGTGGGGGCGGGCACGACGTCGCCCACTCCAGCGAGTTCCCGTACCCCCACGGGTCGTCGGCGAGCGCCAGTCTCCCCCGCCGGTAGGAGTGCCAGATGTTGTACATGAACGGGAGGGTGGACGCGCCCAGCAGGAACGACCCGGCGGTGGACACGGTGTGCAGGGTGGTGAAGCCGTCGTTCGGCCCATAATCGGCGTACCTCCGCGGCATTCCTTTCACACCCAGCCAGTGCTGGACGAGGAAAGTCATGTGAAACCCGAGGAACAACGTCCAGAAATGAATCTTCCCAAGCTTGTCGTTCATCATTCTTCCGGTGACCTTCGGGAACCAGAAGTAGGTGCCGCCGAAAGCCGCGAAGACGACCGTGCCAAAGACCACGTAGTGGAAGTGGGCGATCAGGAAGTAGCTGTCGCTGACGTGGAAGTCGATCGGCGGGCTGGCAAGCATGACGCCGGTCAGTCCGCCCAGCAGGAAGGTGACCAGGAATCCCAGACAGAAGAGCATGGGGGTCTCGAAGGTGAGGTTCCCCCGCCACATGGTGCCGATCCAGTTGAAGAACTTGATCCCGGTGGGAACGGCGATCAGGAAGGAGAGTATGGAGAAGAACGGAAGGAGCACCGCTCCAGTGACGAACATGTGGTGACCCCACACCGCGATGGAGAGCGCACCGATTCCTATGGTTGCGAACACGAGGCCCTTGTAACCGAAGACGGGCTTACGGGAGAAGACCGGGATGATCTCACTGATGATGCCGAAGAACGGCAGGGCGATGATGTAGACCTCGGGGTGGCCGAAGAACCAGAAGAGGTGCTGCCAGAGGATCGCGCCGCCGGTGTCCGCGTCGAAGACGTGGGCACCGAACCTGCGGTCGGCCTCCAGTCCGAGCAGTGCCGCGGCCAGAACGGGAAAGGCGACGATCACCAGCATGGAGGTGACCAGAAAGGTCCAGCAGAAGATGGAAATCCGGAACATCGTCATCCCGGGTGCCCGCATCGTGACGATGGTGGTGATCATGTTCACGGCGCCGAGAATGGTGCCCAGACCAGAGACGACCAGCCCCATGATCCACAGGTCGGAGCCGACAGTCGGGGAGTAGGTTTTGTTGTTCAGGGGTGCGTACGCCGTCCACCCGAAGTCCGCACCGCCATCCGGCGTCAGGAAGCCTGCGACGACCATGAGCCCGCCAAAGAGGAAAAACCAGTACGACAGCGCGTTGAGCCGAGGAAAGGCGACGTCGGGCGCACCTATCTGCAGCGGGACGAGCAGGTTCGCGAACGCGAAGGCAAGCGGTGTCGCAAACAGCAGGAGCATCAGCGTACCGTGCAGAGTGAAGAGCTGGTTGTACTGCTCGTTCGAGAAGTACTGCAGTCCCGGCCGCGCCAGCTCCGTACGTATGAGGAGCCCAAGAATCCCAGCGAAGACAAAGAAGGAGAAAGAGGTCACCGCGTAGAGTACGGCGATGTCCTTGTGCGACGTGGTGCGCAGATAGCCGAGAAGGTTGACACGACTACGGGTATGTCGCGGTTGAACGTCTTCGGTCATCGGACCAGAAAGTTCGCGCAGGGCCACGTCAGCTCCGGAGTGAGGGCGCATCTAGGATCGACGTCGACGTACTGTAACGCGCACCCTCGGAGTACACGATGAACGTGAGCCCGTCAGCCACAGCCAACGTCTCACCGTTCCGCCGTTGAACGTCTTTCGCGCCTCCACAGACGCCGGACCGAAGCGACTTTTCGGCGTCAACCGGATATCTGGTCGGGTCTTTCCGTCACGCTGGCTCACTCGCACTCGCTGGGCCCGTTCCCGGACGATACCGTGAGATAGCCGGCGAGTATGCCGAATGAAGGCAGCGACGACCCGCCCCGCGAAACATGTCAGGTTTGAAGAGACGCCGACACGTTTCGTCGAGGGCCGCTCCGGTGCCCGATCAGCCGGGGGTGACCGCGTTCCGTACCGTTCATCGCGATCACCCGACACCGGGTGTAGGGGTCCATCGCCATCTTGTCGTACGGTTCGACGTTGAGCTCGGACCAGTTCCGCACCTGATCATCGAGGGCGATTTCTGGTCAGGCTGACGGTCGATCTGACTCAGGACCACCCTGTGTGCCCGGTGCCGCTCTGGCGCAGGATCGACGAGATCAGCTGGAGCCCGGGCGGTAGGGATAGCCCTGCTCGCGTCCACTGGACACGTCTGGCCCAGAATATCCGATTTTTTTGTCACGACACCGGGACGACCTGGATCAGGTTTCCCACCCCGATTCTCTGTGGCCGGGAGAAAAGGATTGGGTGTCGCCTGCAGGGGTAGGGCGGCGGCGACACACCGATCAACGGAGGCGAATAATCATGACAGCAAGAGAAACGGTGGGAGACAAAATCGATCAGACGGGAGATACCTGGACGACCGAGGGGCAGAAATCCGAGAGTTCGTCCCAGGATGGGAGTCGGGCAGCCGACGTGGCCGGGGAAGCACAGGGGCAGACCAGGCGCGTGGCGGACGAGACGGGGACCCAGGCCTCCAGAGTCGTCGACGAGGCCCAACGTCAGGTCCGGGACGTCGCCGGTGAGGCGAAACGGCAGGCGCGGGATCTCGCGGGCGAGACCCGCGACCAGGTCACCCAGCAGGCGTCCGAGCAGCAGCAGCGCATCGCGTCCCACGTGCGCGACCTCGCTGACGGCCTGTCCCGCATGGCAGACCAGGCTCCGGCCGAGGCCGGCCTGGCCGGCGACCTCGCCCGGATGGTTTCGGAGCGGCTGCGCACCGTCGGTCAGCACCTGGAGAACCGGCAACCCGCCGACCTCGTGGAGGACGTGCGATCGTTCGCACGTGCGCGCCCCGGGGTCTTCCTGACCGGCGCCCTCCTCGGCGGATTCGTGACCGGCCGACTGGTCAGGGGCGCGACATCCCGGACGCCGGCCCGCCCTTCCGGGCAGCCAGCCTCCCCGCCGGAGGCGTTCCCGGCCGCGTCCAACGGCCGTTACTACTCCTCCGCGGCCGACCCTGCCGGGGGCGCCGTCGCCGGAGAGGAGTGGAACGGCCGTGTTCCCAGCTCCGCGGAGCCGCTGCCCGTCGCGGCCGGAGGCGGCGCTGACGCCCCGCCCTCCGACGTCTACACGCCGGACCGGGGAGCCCGGCGCGGAACGGGCACGGGGAGGTAGGCCGTGTCCAACCCCTACCCGTCCGACGCGACACGTCCGGAACAGGCCGCTCGGGGCTCCGGTGTCAGCGACACCGCGGTCCGTGAGTCCACGGCCGGTCAGCTGATGTCCGAGGTCACCAGCGATCTGTCCGAACTGGTGCGTAAGGAGATCGAACTCGCCAGGGCCGAGATCCGCCACGAGGGCCGGCGGGCGGGCCGCGGAGCCGGGATGCTCGGCGGCGGCGGGTTCGCCGCCTACATGACGCTGCTCTTCGCGTCCGTGGCGCTGATGTTCCTGCTCGACCGGGCGCTTCCCCTCGACTGGGCGGCCTTCATCGTCGCCATGATCTATCTGGTTGTTGCTGTTCCCCTCGTGCTACGAGGCCGACGGGAACTGCGAGACATGTCGGGGGCACCCCAGACCGTCGACACCCTCAAGGAGGACGTGCAATGGGCCGCGAACCGCACGAAGTGAGGGCTGACATCGAGGCGGCCCGAGCTCGACTCGGCACCGACGTCGACAACCTGTCCGCGAAGGTGTCCCCGTCCAAGGTCGCCGAACGGCGCGTCGACGACGCCCGCCGCGCCGCGACCACCGTCCGGGAGAAGGTGATGGGCACCGCCCATTCCGCCCGCGACCAGGCCAGCGACGCCGGCGACGACCTGCAGAGCCGCGCGTCCGACGCGGCCGGTGCGGTGCAGGACTACGCCTCCGACGCGGCCGACACGGTGAAGGACGCCGCCGGTGCCGCCAGGGACACCGTGGCCGCCGCGCCGGGCGCGGTCCGCAGCGGTACAGAAGGCAGCCCCCTGGCCGCCGGCCTGATCGCCTTCGGTGTCGGCGCCCTGATCAGCTCTCTGATCCCGGCAAGCCGCCCCGAGCAGCAGGCGGGCACCCAGATGAAGGAACAGGCAGGACGCCTCGTCGAACCTCTCAGGGACAGCGCCCAGAAGGCATCGGATCAGCTGCGTCCCAAGGCACAGGAGGCCGCGGAGTCCCTGCGCGAGACCGCGCAGCACGCCGCGACCGACGTCCAGGACGAAGCCAGGGACGCCGCCGCCGAGGTCCGCGACACCACAACGGCCGCCGCCGGCAGCGTACGCCACACCGCAACCCGATAAACATTCCCACCTGCCACGGACCGGCCCGTAGGCAGGCTGAACGCAAGGGCAGCACCCACCTCTGGTCCTCCTGACGTTGGCGCGGAAGGTGGGGACAGCGGATCCGGCTTTCACGCACCCATCCGCCACCTGACGGCAGCTGTGCAGGTCCTCCATCTGAGTGGACGACGCCGCCAGAAAGTCCTGGCCCGCATGTATGCGGCGACGGGCTGACCTTGCCCGCCTCGCCATGCGGTACCCCCGCCCCACCGACGCGACGGTCGGGACGGCGGTTCACCGCTACGCGCTGCACCAGGGTCAGGCCCGGATTCGTCCTCCGAGAGCCGCGCCGAGCAAGATCGCGAGTCCCCAAACGACTAAAACGGAGTCGGCCGGGATAGAGCGCATCGTGGGCCTCAACCCGCTCGACCCCGCTGATGCCGCCCACCAGGCGCTCGACCGCACCCAACCAGGCCAAGTACGACCGGTATGGCTCACGCTACGTGGACACCACCGTCGACCCACTCCCCCACCAGCGAGAGGGGATCGCCGGAAAGGCCCTGTTGCGGGCAAGGAACAGCCGAGGGGCCGGCCGGCACGGGGGGTGCCCCGGCGGAGCGTTTTCTGCCCGCTCGGGGGTGGGGACGCCTCGCCTCGCGGCGCCAGGCGCTGGTGACAGTCCGGGAGAGGGTGGGGGTGTCGGGGCGGTCACCCGGGGGAGCAGTGCGGGTCGCGGTGTCCCGCGCGTCAATGGCCCGCTACGCCGGAGACCCAAAATCTATCTTGTCTGATGTAGAATCTCTGTCACGAACAGGGTAGGATTCGACGGTGAGGAGGTGAGAGGGATGGCGGCTCTGCCCGAGGTGGCGCACGGCGGTCGGCGACGGCGCCGCTGCCGGCTTGCCATCGTGTCGGCTGCCGTCACGCGACGACAGCCACCCAGGGTGACGCGCCGGTCACGGCCGTGACGGGCGCGTCCCGTCTGTTTCCCGGCCGCCGCGGTGCGGCGGTACGACGCAGGTAGAAGACGTTTTCTC is part of the Parafrankia discariae genome and harbors:
- the ctaD gene encoding aa3-type cytochrome oxidase subunit I, coding for MTEDVQPRHTRSRVNLLGYLRTTSHKDIAVLYAVTSFSFFVFAGILGLLIRTELARPGLQYFSNEQYNQLFTLHGTLMLLLFATPLAFAFANLLVPLQIGAPDVAFPRLNALSYWFFLFGGLMVVAGFLTPDGGADFGWTAYAPLNNKTYSPTVGSDLWIMGLVVSGLGTILGAVNMITTIVTMRAPGMTMFRISIFCWTFLVTSMLVIVAFPVLAAALLGLEADRRFGAHVFDADTGGAILWQHLFWFFGHPEVYIIALPFFGIISEIIPVFSRKPVFGYKGLVFATIGIGALSIAVWGHHMFVTGAVLLPFFSILSFLIAVPTGIKFFNWIGTMWRGNLTFETPMLFCLGFLVTFLLGGLTGVMLASPPIDFHVSDSYFLIAHFHYVVFGTVVFAAFGGTYFWFPKVTGRMMNDKLGKIHFWTLFLGFHMTFLVQHWLGVKGMPRRYADYGPNDGFTTLHTVSTAGSFLLGASTLPFMYNIWHSYRRGRLALADDPWGYGNSLEWATSCPPPRHNFLSVPRIRSERPAFDLHYPEVAGEVDYHATPELR
- a CDS encoding phage holin family protein, yielding MSNPYPSDATRPEQAARGSGVSDTAVRESTAGQLMSEVTSDLSELVRKEIELARAEIRHEGRRAGRGAGMLGGGGFAAYMTLLFASVALMFLLDRALPLDWAAFIVAMIYLVVAVPLVLRGRRELRDMSGAPQTVDTLKEDVQWAANRTK
- a CDS encoding DUF3618 domain-containing protein — protein: MGREPHEVRADIEAARARLGTDVDNLSAKVSPSKVAERRVDDARRAATTVREKVMGTAHSARDQASDAGDDLQSRASDAAGAVQDYASDAADTVKDAAGAARDTVAAAPGAVRSGTEGSPLAAGLIAFGVGALISSLIPASRPEQQAGTQMKEQAGRLVEPLRDSAQKASDQLRPKAQEAAESLRETAQHAATDVQDEARDAAAEVRDTTTAAAGSVRHTATR